Proteins encoded in a region of the Nicotiana tomentosiformis chromosome 9, ASM39032v3, whole genome shotgun sequence genome:
- the LOC117279888 gene encoding uncharacterized protein, translating to MKQPTSLRLLSSVSLTKMKQPLCIKEKQGSLKSMPDPPFSLFYSSGGSTSVRPLIFLIKHPFTWAISEDVDPDLLEEFDKWLYLGTDTVLKSDCGVYVASFAEYVSIGELAVSKEDLSDIDQHHRRYGALHWDYARKKQDTNAISESEVTGRLGRRKGAPVVNERTQVRKKKN from the exons ATGAAACAACCCACATCTCTCAGATTGTTAAGTTCGGTGAGCTTAACAAAGATGAAACAACCCCTGTGCATCAAGGAAAAACAAGGCAGCCTGAAAAGCATGCCTGATCCCCCTTTCTCCCTTTTTTACAGTTCTGGTGGGAGCACTTCTGTTAGACCTCTAATTTTCCTCATCAAGCATCCATTTACTTGGGCTATTAGCGAAGATGTTGATCCTGACTTGTTGGAAGAATTCGACAAGTGGTTGTACCTTGGTACCGATACAGTTTTAAAGAG TGACTGTGGTGTATACGTGGCTTCATTTGCAGAATATGTCAGCATTGGAGAGCTAGCAGTTTCAAAGGAAGACCTTTCTGATATTGATCAACATCATAGACGCTATGGAGCGCTACATTGGGATTATGCTAGGAAGAAGCAAGATACTAATGCAATTAGTGAGAGCGAGGTGACTGGAAGATTAGGAAGAAGAAAAGGTGCACCAGTTGTGAACGAGAGAACACAAGTCCGGAAGAAGAAGAATTAG